From a single Miscanthus floridulus cultivar M001 chromosome 8, ASM1932011v1, whole genome shotgun sequence genomic region:
- the LOC136472255 gene encoding F-box protein PP2-B15-like, which yields MPPEQETQVGDLPEVCLAQVIARTSPRDASRCAAVSPAFRAAADSDDVWGHFLPTRLDLDRLLLLPPPPPAPAAVAAKTSTKTTCSTDDHRKKKKKKDSYLGLCNAGALVDDGGEGCVRVWLQKATGARCYALSARRLSLPWDDGEFSWRWPPHPLSRFPDVAELVDCTCLDIYGTLPTAALTPGTPYAAYLVYGTAEGGHRGLSFPDQETTVAVGGRVVARHAVCLRPHDAEARKFRAVAAAAGAEVEVAPQPRQPRLRGDGWWEMEMGRVVMCGGDEREEGEEVVASFEVLGWYPKRGLIIEAIEFKPVR from the coding sequence ATGCCGCCGGAGCAGGAGACGCAGGTGGGCGACCTCCCGGAGGTGTGCCTGGCGCAGGTGATCGCGCGCACCTCCCCGCGCGACGCCTCCCGCTGCGCCGCCGTCTCCCCGGCCTTCCGCGCCGCCGCCGACTCCGACGACGTCTGGGGCCACTTCCTCCCCACCAGGCTCGACCTGGACCGCCTTCTGCTCCTGCCGCCTCCTcccccggcgccggcggcggtggctgccaAGACGTCGACCAAGACCACCTGCAGCACCGACGaccacaggaagaagaagaagaagaaggactcgTATCTCGGCCTCTGCAACGCCGGCGCTCTCGTTGACGACGGCGGCGAAGGCTGCGTCAGGGTGTGGCTCCAGAAGGCCACCGGCGCCAGGTGCTACGCGCTGTCAGCGCGGCGGCTCAGCCTGCCCTGGGACGACGGCGAGTTCAGCTGGCGGTGGCCACCCCACCCCCTGTCCAGGTTCCCGGACGTGGCGGAGCTGGTGGACTGCACGTGCCTCGACATCTACGGGACCCTCCCGACGGCCGCGCTCACGCCGGGGACCCCCTACGCGGCGTACCTGGTGTACGGCACCGCGGAGGGCGGACACCGCGGCCTCAGCTTCCCGGACCAGGAGACGACGGTGGCCGTGGGCGGCCGCGTGGTGGCGCGCCACGCCGTGTGCCTCCGCCCCCACGACGCCGAGGCGCGCAAGTTCAGGGCTGTCGCCGCAGCTGCTGGAGCCGAGGTGGAGGTGGCGCCGCAGCCGAGGCAGCCGAGGCTGCGTGGGGACGGGTGGTGGGAGATGGAGATGGGGCGGGTGGTGATGTGCGGCGGCGACGAgcgggaagaaggagaagaggtggtggcaAGCTTCGAGGTGCTGGGGTGGTACCCGAAGCGCGGCCTTATCATCGAGGCCATCGAGTTCAAGCCTGTTCGCTAG